One window of the Epinephelus moara isolate mb chromosome 22, YSFRI_EMoa_1.0, whole genome shotgun sequence genome contains the following:
- the LOC126384112 gene encoding glyceraldehyde-3-phosphate dehydrogenase-like codes for MVKIGINGFGRIGRLVTRAAAQGGKVEVVAINDPFIDLDYMVYMFKYDSTHGPWKHGEVKAEGGKLVIGKMHIMVFHERDPANIKWSDAGADYVVESTGVFTTIEKASAHLKGGAKRVVISAPSADAPMFVMGVNHEKYDNSMKVVSNASCTTNCLAPLAKVINDNFGIIEGLMSTVHAITATQKTVDGPSGKLWRDGRGASQNIIPASTGAAKAVGKVVPELNGKLTGMAFRVPTPNVSVVDLTVRLEKPAKYDDIKKVVKAAAEGPMKGFLAYTEDQVVSTDFNSDPHSSIFDAGAGIALNEHFVKLVSWYDNEFGYSNRVCDLVLHMFSKE; via the exons ATGGTGAAGATTGGAATCAATGG ATTCGGACGTATCGGCCGTCTGGTGACCCGTGCTGCCGCTCAGGGTGGCAAGGTCGAGGTTGTGGCCATCAACGATCCCTTCATCGATCTGGACTACATG GTCTACATGTTCAAGTATGACTCCACTCACGGTCCATGGAAGCACGGAGAGGTGAAGGCCGAGGGCGGCAAGCTGGTCATCGGCAAAATGCACATCATGGTCTTCCACGA GAGGGACCCCGCCAACATCAAATGGAGTGATGCTGGCGCCGACTACGTTGTGGAGTCCACCGGTGTGTTCACCACCATCGAGAAAGCCTCT GCTCACCTGAAGGGCGGTGCTAAGAGGGTGGTGATCTCTGCCCCCAGCGCTGACGCACCCATGTTCGTCATGGGCGTCAACCACGAGAAGTATGACAACTCCATGAAGGTTGTCAG CAACGCTTCCTGCACAACCAACTGCCTGGCTCCCCTCGCCAAGGTCATCAACGACAACTTCGGCATCATTGAGGGTCTCATG AGCACAGTCCACGCCATCACCGCCACACAGAAGACCGTTGATGGTCCCTCTGGTAAGCTGTGGAGGGATGGACGTGGTGCCTCCCAGAACATCATCCCTGCCTCCACCGGAGCCGCCAAGGCCGTGGGCAAGGTCGTCCCCGAGCTGAACGG CAAACTGACTGGTATGGCCTTCCGTGTCCCCACCCCCAACGTCTCTGTCGTTGATCTGACCGTCCGTCTGGAGAAGCCC GCCAAGTACGATGACATCAAGAAGGTGGTCAAGGCCGCTGCTGAGGGACCTATGAAGGGATTCCTGGCATACACAGAGGACCAG GTTGTGTCCACAGACTTCAACAGCGACCCTCACTCCTCCATCTTTGATGCCGGCGCCGGCATCGCACTCAACGAACACTTTGTCAAGCTGGTTTCATG GTACGACAACGAGTTCGGCTACAGCAACCGCGTGTGCGACCTGGTCCTGCACATGTTCTCCAAGGAGTAA